The following coding sequences are from one Candidatus Borkfalkia ceftriaxoniphila window:
- the dnaN gene encoding DNA polymerase III subunit beta, whose translation MKVICEGLDLSDAVMKVVKACSTKTTNPILECIKISAKNDGLTLVSTDGEIAIQKKINAEVFEEGEIAVPGKYFSDFIKKLENVQITLSTDGDKLTIQYADAESVIQLLNADDFPSIDMEIGENQFTLLQKDLKELIARTTFCCAQDDSRPVLKGCLIEAKEGMVTFTALDGYRMAVCKRNVISMSEDISVICPARTLNEIARMLAGEGEEIVVYVQKGMMLVSVDDTVLTSRLYDGEFVNRANIIPKSFSSEIVVDCAALAASVDRASILARTDKNSIIVFDIKDGAANVSSNTSIGRVNESVKIMLDGKDVTIALNSKFVSECINAVSDEKTRIGFNGAVAPCVIYPVNGDAYLYLLLPVRTNA comes from the coding sequence ATGAAAGTTATATGCGAAGGGCTGGATCTTTCCGATGCGGTTATGAAAGTCGTCAAGGCGTGCAGCACCAAGACCACCAACCCCATTCTGGAATGTATTAAAATTTCGGCGAAGAACGACGGATTGACGCTTGTATCCACCGACGGCGAGATCGCCATACAGAAAAAAATCAACGCGGAAGTTTTCGAAGAAGGCGAAATCGCCGTTCCCGGAAAGTATTTTTCCGACTTTATCAAGAAATTGGAGAACGTGCAGATTACCCTTTCCACCGACGGGGACAAACTGACCATCCAATATGCGGACGCGGAGAGCGTCATACAACTTCTGAACGCGGATGATTTTCCCTCCATCGACATGGAAATCGGCGAGAATCAGTTCACGCTTTTGCAGAAAGATCTGAAAGAACTGATCGCGCGCACCACGTTCTGCTGCGCGCAGGACGATTCGCGCCCCGTGCTCAAAGGCTGCCTCATCGAGGCGAAAGAAGGAATGGTGACTTTCACCGCCCTCGACGGTTACCGCATGGCGGTGTGCAAGCGCAACGTCATCTCCATGAGCGAGGATATTTCCGTCATCTGTCCCGCGCGCACCCTCAACGAGATCGCGCGCATGCTTGCGGGCGAAGGAGAGGAAATCGTCGTCTACGTGCAGAAGGGCATGATGCTCGTCAGCGTGGACGATACCGTTCTTACCAGCCGCCTTTACGACGGCGAGTTCGTCAACCGCGCGAATATCATACCCAAGTCGTTTTCCAGCGAGATCGTCGTCGATTGCGCGGCGCTCGCCGCGAGCGTCGATCGGGCGAGCATCCTCGCGAGGACGGATAAAAACAGCATCATCGTGTTCGATATCAAAGACGGCGCGGCGAACGTCAGTTCCAATACTTCCATAGGAAGAGTCAACGAGAGCGTAAAGATCATGCTCGACGGCAAGGACGTCACCATCGCGCTCAACTCCAAGTTCGTGAGCGAGTGCATCAACGCCGTCAGCGACGAAAAGACGCGCATAGGCTTTAACGGCGCGGTGGCTCCTTGCGTGATTTATCCCGTAAACGGGGACGCGTATCTGTATTTGTTGCTCCCCGTGCGCACAAACGCGTAA
- the rsmG gene encoding 16S rRNA (guanine(527)-N(7))-methyltransferase RsmG, protein MDTQWAQKYLDILERDEIAQKMQAFYDLLVFYNEKFNLTRIIGREECRIKHFLDSICAETYFPAGANVAEIGSGAGFPSLPLKIVRDDLSFALVESVEKKCVFLREAVKELGLKNIQVIHMRAEDGGKNRAYREKFDVCCARAVARLNTLSEYCVPFVKIGGRFIAYKGSAEEELREAENAFRVLGVKTVACERYDLPEEMGKRTLIVAEKIFSTPAAYPRGNGKERGKPL, encoded by the coding sequence ATGGATACACAATGGGCGCAAAAATATCTCGATATACTGGAAAGAGATGAAATCGCGCAAAAAATGCAGGCTTTCTACGATCTTCTCGTATTTTATAACGAAAAGTTCAATCTTACTCGCATTATCGGGCGCGAAGAATGCCGCATCAAGCATTTTTTGGACAGTATCTGCGCCGAAACGTACTTTCCCGCGGGCGCAAACGTCGCGGAGATCGGATCCGGCGCAGGGTTTCCCTCGCTGCCGCTTAAAATCGTGCGGGACGATCTTTCATTCGCATTGGTGGAGTCCGTCGAAAAAAAGTGCGTTTTTTTACGCGAGGCGGTCAAAGAACTCGGCCTGAAAAATATACAAGTTATCCACATGCGCGCCGAAGACGGCGGAAAAAACCGCGCGTACCGCGAAAAATTCGACGTGTGCTGCGCCCGTGCGGTCGCGCGGCTCAATACCCTTTCCGAATACTGCGTGCCTTTCGTAAAGATCGGCGGCCGCTTTATCGCGTATAAGGGCAGCGCAGAAGAGGAACTTCGGGAAGCCGAAAACGCGTTCCGCGTTCTGGGAGTAAAAACGGTCGCCTGCGAGCGGTACGATCTCCCCGAGGAAATGGGTAAGCGTACGCTCATCGTCGCGGAAAAAATTTTTTCCACCCCCGCGGCTTATCCGCGCGGTAACGGGAAAGAGCGGGGAAAACCGCTGTGA
- a CDS encoding SLOG family protein — protein sequence MTKEELQKLAAGGKICALTGHRKLGYDFDETQLKEIFVRLIGEGFTLFLSGMAVGFDTACCRVLYKLRETYDIAIVACIPFAGQEEKFSPRQKEVYKNYVEASDGKVVLYPRYQTGCYFDRNRYMADMGDLLIAYLREEKGGTFYTVNYAKSKNIRILYV from the coding sequence GTGACAAAGGAAGAATTGCAAAAACTGGCGGCGGGAGGCAAGATCTGCGCGCTCACGGGGCACAGGAAACTGGGCTACGATTTCGACGAAACGCAACTTAAAGAAATTTTCGTCCGTCTGATCGGCGAGGGTTTTACGCTGTTTCTTTCGGGTATGGCCGTGGGTTTCGATACGGCGTGCTGCCGCGTGCTCTATAAACTGCGCGAAACGTACGATATCGCGATCGTCGCCTGTATCCCCTTTGCGGGGCAGGAAGAAAAGTTTTCGCCGCGGCAGAAAGAAGTGTATAAAAATTACGTGGAAGCGAGCGACGGGAAAGTCGTTCTGTATCCGCGCTATCAGACGGGCTGTTATTTCGACAGGAACCGCTACATGGCGGACATGGGCGATCTGCTGATCGCCTACCTGCGCGAAGAGAAAGGCGGCACGTTTTATACCGTAAATTATGCGAAATCGAAAAATATCCGCATTTTGTACGTATAA